Proteins from a single region of Gordonia hongkongensis:
- the arc gene encoding proteasome ATPase, whose translation MTESDRHDALGDRAVPEGASASDEGFVPAYTPPPPRSGTESPLSRSGPDSSARGAAGRPAGDLQERVDSLTARNAKLLDTLKEARQQLVALREEVDRLGQPPSGYGVLLDVHPDATVDVFTSGRKMRLTCSPNIDTDLLTKGQTLRLNEALTIVEACEFDTVGEISTLREVLGDGKRALVVGHADEERVVWLAEPLLGEVDGEDGLRRKLRPGDSLLIDTKAGFAFERVPKAEVEDLVLEEVPDVGYEDIGGLGRQIEQIRDAVELPFLHKDLFRDYQLRPPKGVLLYGPPGCGKTLIAKAVANSLAKKIAQVRGDDAKEAKSYFLNIKGPELLNKFVGETERHIRLIFQRAREKASEGTPVIVFFDEMDSIFRTRGSGVSSDVETTVVPQLLSEIDGVEGLENVIVIGASNREDMIDPAILRPGRLDVKIKIERPDAESAIDIFSKYLTEELPIHADDIGEFEGDRTACVNAMIEKVVERMYAESEDNRFLEVTYANGDKEIMYFKDFNSGAMIQNVVDRAKKYAIKSQLDTGAPGLRVQHLFDSILDEFAENEDLPNTTNPDDWARISGKKGERIVYIRTLVTGKSAGASRAIDTETNTGQYL comes from the coding sequence ATGACCGAATCTGACCGCCACGACGCACTGGGGGACCGCGCGGTTCCCGAGGGCGCCAGTGCATCCGACGAGGGCTTCGTCCCCGCCTACACTCCGCCCCCGCCGCGGAGCGGCACCGAGTCGCCGCTGTCGCGGAGCGGCCCGGACTCGTCTGCGCGCGGCGCAGCCGGCCGGCCGGCCGGGGATCTCCAAGAGCGGGTGGACAGCCTCACCGCACGCAACGCGAAGCTGCTCGACACCCTCAAGGAAGCCCGACAGCAACTCGTCGCTCTCCGCGAGGAGGTCGACCGTCTGGGTCAGCCGCCGAGCGGGTACGGCGTCCTGCTGGACGTGCACCCCGACGCCACCGTCGACGTGTTCACCTCGGGCCGCAAGATGCGCCTCACCTGTTCGCCCAACATCGACACCGACCTGCTGACCAAGGGGCAGACCCTGCGTCTGAACGAGGCCCTGACCATCGTCGAGGCCTGCGAATTCGACACCGTCGGCGAGATCAGCACGCTGCGCGAGGTGCTCGGTGACGGCAAACGCGCCCTGGTCGTCGGTCACGCCGACGAGGAGCGGGTGGTCTGGCTGGCCGAACCGCTGCTGGGCGAGGTCGACGGTGAGGACGGTCTGCGTCGCAAGCTGCGTCCCGGCGACTCACTGCTCATCGACACCAAGGCCGGGTTCGCGTTCGAGCGGGTGCCCAAGGCCGAGGTCGAGGATCTCGTCCTGGAGGAGGTCCCGGACGTCGGTTACGAGGACATCGGTGGCCTGGGCCGCCAGATCGAGCAGATCCGCGACGCCGTCGAACTCCCGTTCCTGCACAAGGACCTGTTCCGCGACTACCAGCTGCGTCCCCCGAAGGGCGTGCTGCTCTACGGTCCGCCCGGCTGTGGCAAGACGCTCATCGCCAAGGCCGTGGCCAACTCCCTGGCGAAGAAGATCGCGCAGGTGCGGGGCGACGACGCCAAGGAGGCGAAGTCGTACTTCCTGAACATCAAGGGCCCCGAGCTGCTCAACAAGTTCGTCGGTGAGACCGAACGGCACATCCGGCTGATCTTCCAGCGGGCGCGCGAGAAGGCTTCGGAGGGCACGCCGGTCATCGTCTTCTTCGACGAGATGGACTCGATCTTCCGCACACGCGGGTCGGGCGTCTCCTCGGACGTGGAGACCACCGTCGTCCCGCAGCTGCTCAGTGAGATCGACGGCGTCGAGGGCCTCGAGAACGTCATCGTGATCGGTGCGTCGAATCGCGAGGACATGATCGACCCCGCGATCCTGCGCCCGGGGCGCCTCGACGTGAAGATCAAGATCGAGCGTCCCGACGCCGAATCCGCGATCGACATCTTCTCCAAGTACCTCACCGAGGAGCTGCCCATCCACGCCGACGACATCGGCGAATTCGAGGGAGATCGCACGGCCTGTGTCAACGCGATGATCGAGAAGGTCGTCGAGCGGATGTACGCCGAGAGCGAGGACAACCGGTTCCTCGAGGTCACCTACGCCAACGGCGACAAAGAGATCATGTACTTCAAGGACTTCAACTCCGGCGCGATGATCCAGAACGTCGTCGACCGGGCCAAGAAGTACGCGATCAAGTCGCAACTGGACACGGGTGCACCGGGTCTGCGCGTCCAGCATCTCTTCGACTCCATCCTCGACGAGTTCGCGGAGAACGAGGACCTGCCCAACACGACCAACCCCGACGACTGGGCCCGGATCTCGGGCAAGAAGGGCGAGCGGATCGTGTACATCCGCACGCTGGTCACGGGCAAGAGTGCGGGCGCGAGCCGGGCCATCGACACCGAGACGAACACGGGTCAGTACCTGTAG
- a CDS encoding FHA domain-containing protein — protein MARGRVIVDGGAPHPLGGGAQRITLGREPDNDIVINHPMVSRRHLAIEWRGTAWCLVDIGSTNGFFVNGRRMAEFMVPGTTQVRLGDVNTGPVVDLVVDVPASGGRPPSSGPGRSVPSRPGPPVSRPMQSGYPPSGPRSAGFPGAAVPASGQMPAHAPGGRQYRVDPMPQEVLSAPHLQALQQNVSAVYRLPGAPTPPERESISLRGVQRIGRTPDNDIVVSDVLASRHHAQVSSRGAALVIEDLGSVNGTFVNGRRVSSAQLTDGDVVTIGNSDFVVSGGTLMRGQESAAVADGLHVHGVSLVVDGGKRLLADVDFSASPGTLTAVIGPSGAGKSTVSKIAAGLNSPTSGLVTFESRNVHAEYDALRTRIGMVPQKDVLHHKLTLRQALCYAAELRLPPDLSKADRDRVIDGVLSELQLTEHVDTRVEKLSGGQQKRASVAMELLTGPSLLILDEPTSGLDPALDRQVMATLRRLADAGRVVLVVTHSLTYLSMCDQVLLLAPGGKTSFCGPPGQVEGEMGTSDWAEIFAYVADQPDTAHMRYLDRHRRAPNPPPPQRPPGPPIPVPHTSFTRQSSTIARRQVRLIFADVGYLVFLVLLPVVLGLLTLVIPGSSGFARLEVIPNAPPPKDGAEAIQILVVLVVGAAFMGAALTVRDLVGERDIFERERAVGLRPGAYLFAKIVVFFVAAVLQTIIMVGITFAGRGLPDFGGPILPPPLALLVAVAVLACVSTLVGLAISSAVKSNEQVMPPLVIVVMVQLVFCGGLFKLDGIGLEQLSWIFPSFWGYVAAAGSVDLYNINVAAPQRITLWETSVAHTALAYGVLAVISALLLAFTYSRLRLKKR, from the coding sequence ATGGCGCGTGGACGAGTGATCGTCGACGGTGGGGCGCCGCATCCACTGGGCGGCGGCGCTCAGCGCATCACCCTGGGGCGTGAGCCCGACAACGACATCGTGATCAATCATCCGATGGTGTCGCGTCGGCATCTCGCCATCGAGTGGCGCGGTACGGCCTGGTGTCTCGTCGACATCGGCAGCACCAACGGCTTCTTCGTCAACGGCCGGCGGATGGCCGAGTTCATGGTGCCCGGTACGACCCAGGTACGCCTCGGCGACGTGAACACGGGTCCGGTCGTCGACCTCGTGGTCGACGTGCCCGCATCCGGCGGCCGACCGCCCTCGAGTGGTCCCGGGCGCAGCGTGCCGTCCCGGCCGGGTCCGCCGGTCTCGCGTCCGATGCAGTCGGGCTACCCGCCGTCAGGTCCTCGCTCGGCGGGGTTCCCGGGCGCGGCCGTCCCGGCCTCCGGGCAGATGCCCGCCCACGCACCGGGCGGGCGACAGTACCGAGTGGACCCGATGCCGCAGGAAGTCCTGAGCGCGCCGCATCTGCAGGCGCTGCAACAGAACGTGTCGGCGGTCTACCGCCTGCCCGGCGCGCCGACACCGCCCGAGCGCGAGTCGATCTCGCTCCGCGGAGTCCAGCGGATCGGACGCACGCCCGACAACGACATCGTCGTCAGCGACGTCCTGGCGTCTCGGCACCACGCACAGGTGTCCAGCCGCGGGGCTGCCCTCGTGATCGAGGACCTCGGCAGCGTCAACGGAACCTTCGTCAACGGCCGGCGGGTGTCGAGCGCGCAACTGACCGACGGCGACGTCGTCACCATCGGCAACAGCGACTTCGTGGTGTCCGGCGGCACGCTGATGCGCGGGCAGGAGAGCGCCGCGGTCGCCGACGGCCTCCACGTCCACGGGGTCAGTCTCGTCGTGGACGGCGGGAAGCGTCTGCTCGCCGACGTGGACTTCAGCGCCAGTCCGGGCACGCTGACCGCGGTGATCGGCCCCTCGGGCGCGGGTAAGTCGACGGTGTCGAAGATCGCGGCCGGACTCAACTCACCGACGAGCGGGCTGGTCACCTTCGAGAGCCGCAACGTCCACGCCGAATACGACGCTCTGCGCACACGCATCGGCATGGTGCCGCAGAAGGACGTCCTGCACCACAAGCTCACGCTCCGGCAGGCCTTGTGCTACGCCGCGGAACTGCGCCTGCCACCCGACCTCTCGAAGGCCGATCGGGACCGGGTCATCGACGGGGTGCTCAGCGAGCTGCAGCTGACCGAGCATGTCGACACCCGCGTGGAGAAGCTGTCCGGCGGCCAGCAGAAGCGCGCGTCGGTCGCGATGGAGTTGCTGACGGGTCCGTCACTGCTCATCCTCGACGAACCGACCTCCGGTCTCGACCCCGCACTCGACCGGCAGGTGATGGCCACCCTCCGCCGGCTCGCCGACGCCGGGCGTGTGGTCCTCGTGGTCACGCACTCGCTGACCTATCTGTCCATGTGCGACCAGGTGCTGCTGCTGGCGCCCGGCGGCAAGACGTCCTTCTGCGGCCCGCCCGGACAGGTCGAGGGGGAGATGGGCACCTCCGACTGGGCAGAGATCTTCGCGTACGTCGCCGATCAGCCGGACACCGCACACATGCGGTACCTGGACCGGCACCGCCGAGCGCCGAATCCGCCGCCGCCCCAGCGTCCCCCCGGTCCGCCGATACCGGTGCCGCACACGAGCTTCACCCGCCAGTCGTCGACCATCGCCCGACGCCAGGTACGGCTGATCTTCGCCGACGTCGGCTATCTCGTCTTCCTCGTGCTGCTACCCGTCGTGCTCGGCCTGCTCACCTTGGTGATCCCGGGTTCGAGCGGGTTCGCCCGCCTCGAGGTGATCCCGAACGCGCCGCCACCGAAGGACGGCGCGGAGGCGATCCAGATCCTCGTCGTGCTCGTCGTCGGGGCCGCGTTCATGGGGGCCGCGCTGACCGTGCGCGATCTCGTCGGGGAGCGCGACATCTTCGAACGCGAGCGCGCCGTCGGGTTGCGGCCCGGCGCATACCTTTTCGCCAAGATCGTGGTGTTCTTCGTCGCCGCGGTGCTGCAGACGATCATCATGGTCGGCATCACCTTCGCCGGTCGAGGGCTGCCCGACTTCGGCGGTCCGATCCTCCCGCCGCCGCTGGCGTTGCTCGTCGCGGTGGCCGTCCTCGCCTGCGTGAGCACGCTCGTCGGTCTCGCCATCTCGTCGGCGGTCAAATCCAACGAGCAGGTCATGCCCCCGCTGGTCATCGTCGTGATGGTCCAGTTGGTGTTCTGCGGCGGCCTGTTCAAACTCGACGGCATCGGACTCGAACAGCTGTCGTGGATCTTCCCGTCGTTCTGGGGGTATGTCGCCGCGGCCGGCAGCGTGGACCTCTACAACATCAATGTGGCCGCGCCGCAGCGCATCACGCTGTGGGAGACATCGGTCGCGCACACCGCACTCGCCTACGGGGTGCTCGCGGTGATCAGCGCGCTGCTGCTCGCCTTCACCTATTCGCGGCTGCGATTGAAGAAGCGCTGA
- the glgP gene encoding alpha-glucan family phosphorylase, with protein sequence MKAFRRFTVRVPLPDPIATLAPLSHNLRWAWHTPTQELFATIDPRLWSSTGDPVRVLADTDPARLAELADDEGFVARVAEAHVDLEQYLDAPQWFQRYAAESSGQDGSAHDRVVPPGIAYFSMEFGVSEVLPIYSGGLGILAGDHLKAASDLGLPLIGVGLLYRSGYFRQGLDHDGWQIERYPVNDPADLPLTLLAPGDGAEPVIVEVAMPGGATLSAQVWVASVGRIPLLLLDSDIDRNDDQPEGAALRAVTDRLYGGDQEHRIAQEILLGIGGVRALREYVRITGRPEPTVFHMNEGHAGFLGVERIRELVAGGLDFDTAEAVVRASNVFTTHTPVPAGIDRFPADLVARYLDADSDGKSRLLPGLAAATVAELGDEADPGVFNMAHMGFRLGQRSNGVSQLHGAVSREMFADLWPGFDAADVPIGAVTNGVHGPTWVAPAWRDFADGDEDSAPEVYAGLSDETIWRTHEELRAELVDEVRRRALASGLDRGFTHAELAWTADLFDPHVLTIGFARRAATYKRLTLMLRDPERMRAILTDPDRPVQLVIAGKAHPADEGGKSLIQQVVRFTEDPELRDRIVFLPDYDISMARFIYAGCDVWLNNPVRPMEACGTSGMKSALNGGLNLSILDGWWDEMADGDNGWAIPSAEGITDEHRRDDLEAQALYTLLEETVIPLFYRRADDGVPRRWVEMMRHTLTRLGPQVLASRMVRDYTTDLYCPAARAYESACADSYAGARDLAAYRRTLETGWSSVQVAGVEDERREDGLWITAHVALGDLAPESVAVQVVLGRVGDDGEILAPTFTDMTPGPDRDASGRMVFTALVPPSASGHLGYTVRVLPRHPQLSSESELGFVRFPATTG encoded by the coding sequence GTGAAAGCATTCCGCCGGTTCACCGTTCGAGTGCCGCTGCCCGACCCGATCGCGACCCTCGCGCCGTTGTCGCACAACCTGCGCTGGGCGTGGCACACCCCCACCCAGGAGCTGTTCGCCACCATCGACCCGCGCCTGTGGTCGTCGACCGGCGATCCGGTCCGGGTTCTCGCCGACACCGACCCCGCCCGTCTGGCCGAGCTGGCCGACGACGAGGGTTTCGTGGCGCGGGTCGCCGAGGCCCACGTCGACCTCGAGCAGTATCTCGATGCACCGCAGTGGTTCCAGCGGTATGCGGCCGAGTCATCGGGACAGGACGGTTCGGCGCATGACCGGGTGGTGCCCCCGGGAATCGCGTACTTCTCGATGGAGTTCGGCGTCTCCGAGGTCCTGCCGATCTACTCCGGCGGCCTCGGCATCCTCGCCGGTGACCATCTCAAGGCGGCCTCCGACCTCGGGCTGCCGCTGATCGGCGTCGGATTGCTGTACCGCTCCGGTTACTTCCGCCAAGGCCTCGATCACGACGGCTGGCAGATCGAGCGGTATCCCGTGAACGATCCCGCCGACCTGCCCCTCACGCTCCTCGCCCCGGGCGACGGCGCGGAGCCGGTGATCGTCGAGGTCGCGATGCCCGGCGGGGCGACCCTGTCGGCCCAGGTGTGGGTGGCGTCGGTGGGCCGAATCCCGTTGCTGCTCCTCGACTCCGACATCGATCGCAACGACGACCAGCCCGAAGGCGCCGCCCTGCGCGCGGTGACCGACCGGCTCTACGGCGGGGATCAGGAACACCGGATCGCACAGGAGATCCTGCTCGGCATCGGCGGTGTCCGCGCGCTCCGCGAGTACGTCCGGATCACCGGCCGGCCCGAGCCGACGGTGTTCCACATGAACGAGGGACACGCGGGCTTCCTCGGCGTGGAACGCATCCGCGAGCTGGTGGCCGGCGGGCTCGACTTCGACACCGCGGAAGCGGTGGTCCGCGCCTCGAACGTGTTCACCACCCACACCCCGGTGCCGGCCGGGATCGACCGTTTCCCCGCCGACCTCGTCGCCCGTTACCTCGACGCCGACTCCGACGGCAAATCCCGCCTGCTGCCCGGGCTGGCCGCGGCGACGGTGGCCGAACTCGGCGACGAGGCGGACCCCGGCGTCTTCAACATGGCGCACATGGGATTTCGGCTCGGGCAACGCAGCAACGGGGTGTCGCAGCTGCACGGTGCGGTGAGTCGGGAGATGTTCGCCGACCTGTGGCCGGGTTTCGACGCCGCCGATGTGCCCATCGGCGCGGTCACGAACGGCGTGCACGGACCGACCTGGGTGGCCCCGGCGTGGCGTGACTTCGCCGACGGGGACGAGGACTCCGCGCCCGAGGTGTACGCGGGCCTGTCCGACGAGACGATCTGGCGAACGCACGAGGAGCTGCGCGCGGAACTCGTCGACGAGGTGCGGCGGCGCGCACTCGCCAGCGGCCTCGACCGCGGCTTCACCCACGCCGAGCTGGCATGGACCGCCGACCTGTTCGACCCGCACGTGCTGACCATCGGATTCGCACGGCGAGCGGCGACCTACAAGCGGCTGACGCTGATGCTCCGCGATCCCGAGCGCATGCGCGCCATCCTAACCGATCCCGATCGGCCGGTGCAGCTGGTCATCGCGGGCAAGGCCCACCCGGCCGACGAGGGAGGCAAGTCCTTGATCCAGCAGGTCGTCCGGTTCACCGAGGATCCGGAACTGCGCGATCGCATCGTGTTCCTTCCCGACTACGACATCTCGATGGCGCGTTTCATCTACGCCGGTTGCGATGTGTGGCTGAACAATCCGGTCCGTCCCATGGAGGCCTGCGGGACCTCGGGGATGAAATCGGCGCTCAACGGCGGGCTCAATCTGTCGATCCTGGACGGCTGGTGGGACGAGATGGCCGACGGCGACAACGGGTGGGCGATCCCGTCCGCGGAGGGGATCACCGACGAACATCGTCGCGACGATCTGGAGGCGCAGGCGCTGTACACGCTCCTCGAGGAGACGGTGATCCCCCTCTTCTATCGCCGGGCGGACGACGGTGTACCCCGCCGGTGGGTGGAGATGATGCGCCACACCCTCACTCGGCTCGGCCCGCAGGTACTCGCCTCGCGCATGGTCCGCGACTACACGACCGACCTCTACTGCCCGGCCGCCCGCGCCTACGAGTCCGCATGCGCCGACTCCTACGCGGGTGCGCGCGACCTCGCGGCTTATCGCCGGACCCTGGAGACCGGATGGTCGTCGGTGCAGGTGGCCGGGGTCGAGGACGAGCGTCGCGAGGACGGACTCTGGATCACCGCCCATGTGGCATTGGGAGATCTCGCGCCCGAGTCGGTCGCGGTGCAGGTGGTACTCGGCCGGGTCGGCGACGACGGCGAGATCCTGGCACCGACGTTCACCGACATGACCCCCGGACCCGACCGCGATGCGTCGGGCCGGATGGTGTTCACCGCACTGGTGCCGCCGTCGGCCTCCGGTCATCTCGGCTACACCGTCCGGGTCCTGCCCCGCCATCCGCAGTTGTCGTCGGAGTCCGAACTCGGGTTCGTACGCTTTCCGGCGACGACCGGTTGA
- the dop gene encoding depupylase/deamidase Dop, translating into MQRIIGTEVEYGISAPGDPTANPIMTSTQAVLAYAAAAGVPRAKRTRWDYEVESPLRDARGFDLGRGAGPAPIIDADEIGAANMILTNGARLYVDHAHPEYSAPEVTDPMDAVIWDKAGERVMEAAARHVASVPGAPKLQLYKNNIDGKGASYGTHENYLMARETPFTAVIAGLTTFFASRQVITGSGRVGIGQSGDEAGYQLSQRSDYIEVEVGLETTLKRGIINTRDEPHADPERYRRLHVIIGDANLAETSTYLKVGTTALVLDLIEAGVDFSDIELARPVQAVHTISHDPSLTATVALTDGRELTGLALQREYLERCQKFHDQEHSDDQRAAHVLQTWADVLDRLERDPMECADILDWPAKLRILEGFRQRENLSWSAPRLQLIDLQYSDVRLDKGLYNRLVARGSMKRLTDENDVLAAISEPPRNTRAYFRGECLRRFGADVAAASWDSVIFDLGGDSLVRIPTLEPLRGTAAHVGKLLDSVDSAAELVDQLTT; encoded by the coding sequence ATGCAGCGAATCATCGGGACCGAGGTCGAGTACGGAATCTCCGCGCCCGGCGACCCGACCGCGAACCCGATCATGACGTCCACCCAGGCGGTTCTCGCCTACGCCGCGGCCGCCGGTGTACCGCGCGCGAAGCGGACACGCTGGGACTACGAGGTGGAGTCACCGCTTCGCGACGCCCGCGGTTTCGACCTCGGCCGCGGGGCCGGACCCGCACCGATCATCGACGCCGACGAGATCGGCGCGGCCAACATGATCCTCACCAACGGGGCGCGGCTCTACGTCGACCACGCCCACCCCGAGTACTCCGCACCCGAGGTCACCGACCCGATGGACGCGGTCATCTGGGACAAGGCCGGGGAGCGCGTGATGGAGGCCGCGGCTCGTCACGTGGCGAGCGTCCCGGGCGCTCCGAAGCTGCAGCTGTACAAGAACAACATCGACGGCAAGGGCGCCTCCTACGGCACCCACGAGAACTACCTGATGGCGCGGGAGACCCCGTTCACCGCCGTCATCGCCGGGCTCACGACCTTCTTCGCGTCCCGGCAGGTGATCACCGGTTCGGGACGCGTGGGTATCGGCCAGTCCGGCGACGAGGCGGGCTATCAGCTGTCGCAGCGGTCGGACTACATCGAGGTCGAGGTCGGGCTGGAGACCACGCTCAAGCGGGGCATCATCAACACCCGCGACGAGCCGCACGCCGACCCCGAGCGATACCGGCGACTCCACGTCATCATCGGCGACGCCAACCTCGCCGAGACCTCGACCTACCTGAAGGTCGGGACCACCGCGCTCGTCCTCGACCTCATCGAGGCCGGTGTCGACTTCTCCGACATCGAGCTCGCGCGGCCGGTACAGGCCGTACACACCATCAGTCACGACCCGTCGCTGACGGCCACGGTCGCACTCACCGACGGTCGCGAGCTCACCGGCCTCGCTCTGCAGCGCGAGTATCTGGAGCGTTGTCAGAAGTTCCACGACCAGGAGCACTCCGACGACCAGCGCGCCGCACACGTCCTGCAGACGTGGGCGGACGTGCTCGACCGCCTCGAGCGCGACCCGATGGAGTGCGCCGACATCCTCGACTGGCCCGCGAAGCTGCGCATCCTGGAGGGGTTCCGCCAGCGCGAGAACCTGTCCTGGTCGGCACCGCGTCTGCAGCTCATCGACCTGCAGTACTCCGACGTCCGGCTCGACAAGGGGCTGTACAACCGGCTCGTCGCGCGCGGGTCGATGAAGCGTCTGACCGACGAGAACGACGTGCTCGCCGCGATCAGCGAGCCGCCGCGGAACACGCGCGCCTACTTCCGCGGCGAGTGCCTGCGCCGGTTCGGCGCCGACGTCGCGGCGGCGAGCTGGGACTCGGTCATCTTCGATCTCGGCGGGGACTCGCTGGTCCGTATCCCCACCCTCGAACCGCTACGCGGCACCGCGGCGCACGTCGGCAAGCTCCTCGACTCGGTGGACTCGGCCGCCGAACTGGTGGATCAGCTCACCACCTGA
- a CDS encoding ubiquitin-like protein Pup has product MAQEQTKRGGGGDDEGVGPDSGAGQERREKLAEDTDDLLDEIDDVLEENAEDFVRAYVQKGGQ; this is encoded by the coding sequence ATGGCGCAGGAACAGACCAAGCGTGGTGGCGGCGGCGACGACGAGGGCGTGGGCCCCGATTCCGGCGCCGGACAGGAACGTCGCGAGAAGCTGGCCGAGGACACCGACGACCTGCTCGACGAGATCGACGACGTGCTGGAGGAGAACGCCGAGGACTTCGTGCGCGCCTACGTCCAGAAGGGCGGCCAGTGA
- the prcA gene encoding proteasome subunit alpha has product MTFPYYASAEQIMRDRSELARKGIARGRSVVILTFADGVLFVAENPSNTLRKTSEIYDRIGFAAVGKYNEFESLRKAGIQIADMRGYSYDRADVSGLSLANTYANALGSVFTEQAKPFEVELCVAEVARPGKPKRSQLYRISYDGSITDETRFLVMGGATEPIAAALKDSYEPDMELGRAIGVAVTALTAPADNGGGTPTERRVLAAGDLEVAVLDHNRPRRAFRRLTTSTVEGLLPQAAAAQSTDTPSEADEAPGETPSSEQ; this is encoded by the coding sequence ATGACCTTCCCGTACTACGCCAGTGCCGAGCAGATCATGCGCGATCGCTCGGAGCTCGCCCGGAAGGGCATCGCCCGGGGTCGCAGCGTCGTGATCCTCACGTTCGCCGACGGTGTGCTGTTCGTCGCGGAGAACCCGTCGAACACGCTCCGCAAGACCAGCGAGATCTACGACCGGATCGGTTTCGCGGCGGTGGGCAAGTACAACGAGTTCGAGAGCCTGCGCAAGGCCGGCATCCAGATCGCGGACATGCGCGGCTACAGCTACGACCGTGCCGACGTGTCCGGGCTGTCGCTGGCCAACACCTACGCCAACGCGCTGGGCAGCGTCTTCACCGAGCAGGCGAAGCCGTTCGAGGTCGAGCTCTGCGTCGCCGAGGTCGCCCGTCCGGGCAAGCCGAAACGGTCGCAGCTGTACCGGATCTCCTACGACGGGTCGATCACCGACGAGACCCGCTTCCTGGTGATGGGCGGGGCAACCGAGCCGATCGCGGCGGCCCTCAAGGACAGCTACGAGCCCGACATGGAGCTCGGCCGGGCGATCGGCGTCGCGGTCACCGCCCTGACGGCGCCGGCCGACAACGGTGGCGGGACCCCGACCGAACGCCGGGTGCTCGCCGCGGGCGATCTCGAGGTCGCGGTCCTCGACCACAACCGTCCGCGGCGCGCGTTCCGGCGCCTCACGACGTCCACGGTCGAAGGGCTCCTCCCGCAGGCTGCGGCGGCCCAGTCCACGGATACACCGTCCGAGGCGGACGAAGCCCCTGGTGAGACGCCATCCTCCGAACAGTGA
- the pafA gene encoding Pup--protein ligase, with protein sequence MQRRIMGIETEFGVTCTFHGHRRLSPDEVARYLFRRVVSWGRSSNVFLQNGARLYLDVGSHPEYATAECDSLIQLINHDRAGELVLEDLLVDAEQRLADEGIGGDIYLFKNNTDSAGNSYGCHENYLVVRAGEFSRISDVLLPFLVTRQLICGAGKVLQTPKAATFCLSQRAEHIWEGVSSATTRSRPIINTRDEPHADAEKYRRLHVIVGDSNMSEMTTLLKVGSAALVLEMIEAGVAFRDFALDNPIRAIREVSHDPTGRRPVRLAGGRQASALDIQREYHARAVEHLTNRRPDPEMDMVVDLWGRMLDAVESDDFAKVDTEVDWVIKRKLFQRYQDRYSMELSDPKIAQLDLAFHDIKRGRGVFDVLMRKGLVARATTDEAIKTAVNEPPQTTRAKLRGDFISAAQKAGRDFTVDWVHLKLNDQAQRTVLCKDPFRSVDERVDRLIASM encoded by the coding sequence GTGCAGCGACGAATCATGGGCATCGAGACCGAGTTCGGTGTCACGTGCACCTTCCACGGCCACCGCCGCCTGAGTCCGGACGAGGTCGCGCGGTACCTCTTCCGCCGGGTCGTGTCGTGGGGCCGGTCCTCGAACGTCTTCCTGCAGAACGGCGCTCGCCTCTATCTCGACGTCGGATCGCATCCCGAATACGCCACCGCGGAGTGCGACAGCCTCATCCAGCTGATCAACCACGACCGCGCGGGCGAACTGGTTCTCGAGGACCTGCTCGTCGATGCCGAACAACGCCTGGCCGACGAGGGCATCGGCGGCGACATCTATCTGTTCAAGAACAACACCGACTCGGCCGGCAACTCCTATGGATGCCACGAGAATTATCTCGTCGTGCGGGCGGGCGAGTTCTCCCGCATCTCCGACGTCCTGTTGCCGTTCCTCGTGACGCGCCAGCTGATCTGTGGTGCGGGCAAGGTTCTGCAGACCCCCAAGGCCGCGACCTTCTGCCTGTCCCAGCGCGCCGAGCACATCTGGGAGGGCGTCTCCTCGGCGACCACCCGGTCGCGCCCGATCATCAACACACGCGACGAGCCGCATGCCGACGCCGAGAAGTACCGCAGGCTGCACGTCATCGTCGGCGACTCGAACATGTCGGAGATGACCACACTTCTCAAGGTCGGTTCGGCGGCTCTCGTCCTGGAGATGATCGAGGCCGGTGTCGCGTTCCGGGACTTCGCGCTCGACAATCCGATCCGCGCTATCCGCGAGGTCAGCCATGACCCGACGGGGCGACGCCCGGTGCGCCTCGCCGGCGGTCGGCAGGCCAGCGCCCTCGACATCCAGCGCGAGTATCACGCACGCGCCGTCGAGCACCTCACCAACCGCCGACCAGACCCCGAGATGGACATGGTCGTGGACCTGTGGGGACGGATGCTCGACGCCGTGGAGAGCGACGACTTCGCCAAGGTCGACACCGAGGTCGACTGGGTCATCAAGCGCAAGCTGTTCCAGCGCTACCAGGATCGGTACTCGATGGAGCTCTCGGATCCGAAGATCGCGCAGCTCGACCTGGCGTTCCACGACATCAAACGCGGCCGCGGCGTGTTCGACGTCCTGATGCGCAAGGGGCTGGTCGCCCGGGCGACCACCGACGAGGCCATCAAGACCGCGGTCAACGAGCCGCCGCAGACCACCCGCGCCAAGCTCCGGGGCGACTTCATCTCGGCCGCGCAGAAAGCCGGGCGTGACTTCACCGTCGACTGGGTTCACCTCAAGCTCAACGACCAGGCCCAGCGGACGGTGCTGTGCAAGGACCCGTTCCGCAGTGTCGACGAGCGCGTCGATCGCCTCATCGCCTCGATGTGA